In Gossypium hirsutum isolate 1008001.06 chromosome D06, Gossypium_hirsutum_v2.1, whole genome shotgun sequence, one genomic interval encodes:
- the LOC107899981 gene encoding secreted RxLR effector protein 161-like has product MNINEKLQQEDREEMADGKRFRSLVGGLIYLTRTRPDIAFLVGVISRFMQQPSTVHYGAAKRVLRYIAGILAYGVWYSKTSNFRLCGFTDSDWASSLDDRRSVSTNDFTLGSGVITWSSKKQATAARSTSEAEYIAATSAACQAIWLRRVLADLQHEQNGATKIFCDKKQQLP; this is encoded by the coding sequence ATGAATATCAATGAGAAATTGCAGCAAGAAGATAGAGAAGAAATGGCAGATGGAAAAAGGTTCAGAAGCTTGGTAGGTGGTTTAATTTACTTGACGCGCACTAGGCCCGATATTGCATTCCTTGTTGGTGTTATTTCAAGGTTTATGCAACAACCTTCAACAGTTCATTATGGAGCAGCAAAAAGAGTCTTGCGTTATATTGCAGGAATTTTGGCGTATGGTGTTTGGTACTCCAAAACTTCAAATTTCAGATTGTGTGGGTTCACAGACAGTGATTGGGCAAGTTCGTTGGATGATAGACGAAGTGTTTCAACAAATGATTTCACTCTAGGTTCAGGAGTGATCACTTGGAGCTCGAAAAAGCAAGCTACAGCAGCACGGTCAACTTCAGAAGCTGAGTATATAGCAGCAACCTCAGCAGCTtgtcaagccatttggctaagaagAGTGTTAGCAGATCTTCAACATGAGCAAAATGGAGCAACGAAAATATTCTGTGACAAAAAGCAACAATTACCATGA